Proteins encoded within one genomic window of Halococcus salifodinae DSM 8989:
- a CDS encoding glycosyltransferase family 4 protein has translation MTGTRIALCPHLSVEHYRGGEKWVTALANRLAADGVDVAIRALPYAPGGERRVDVRDVLHPEVPYREAWHHDLSGFDTAYVFYNPLSEVFFSGGGTRIAGVHSWAFVSRKLFESHYGVVPTATKLLYRAIGERDLGRFDAVHTVTPAYDSPHPNTIHIPNFVDVERFRPDRQDCAEEFTVLTTAAHIQEKGWDTIQKVAERLAPDIQVLTTGDGAGAVEGLGFLDEDELADAYARAHVVLHPARVDTDSMVINEACASGTPVVTTPLATHVRENDAILQAETPRGMAHAIELLHAGWRHDDGYDERCQRAREEGEAHGFDEIYPRLKDLLTSPPTAQAGTSRTEVHV, from the coding sequence ATGACCGGGACGCGCATCGCTCTGTGCCCCCATCTCTCGGTCGAGCACTACCGCGGCGGCGAGAAATGGGTCACCGCGCTCGCGAACCGACTCGCAGCCGACGGGGTCGACGTTGCGATCCGCGCGCTGCCGTACGCCCCCGGCGGCGAGCGCCGCGTCGACGTTCGTGACGTCCTCCACCCGGAGGTCCCCTACCGCGAGGCGTGGCACCACGATCTCTCCGGGTTCGACACCGCGTACGTCTTCTACAACCCGCTCTCGGAGGTGTTCTTCTCCGGCGGCGGGACCCGCATCGCTGGCGTCCACTCGTGGGCGTTCGTCTCACGAAAACTGTTCGAGTCGCACTACGGGGTCGTTCCTACCGCGACAAAGCTCCTCTACCGCGCGATCGGCGAGCGCGATCTCGGTCGGTTCGACGCGGTCCACACGGTGACGCCGGCCTACGATTCGCCCCATCCGAACACGATCCACATCCCGAACTTCGTCGATGTCGAACGGTTCCGCCCCGACAGACAGGACTGCGCCGAGGAGTTCACCGTCCTGACGACCGCCGCCCACATCCAGGAGAAAGGATGGGACACGATCCAGAAAGTGGCCGAACGCCTCGCACCCGATATCCAAGTCCTGACGACCGGCGACGGTGCTGGAGCAGTAGAAGGGCTCGGCTTCCTTGACGAGGACGAGCTCGCCGACGCCTACGCCCGCGCCCACGTCGTCCTCCATCCGGCGCGAGTCGACACCGACAGCATGGTGATCAACGAGGCCTGCGCGTCGGGCACCCCCGTGGTGACGACACCGCTCGCGACCCACGTCCGTGAGAACGACGCCATCCTCCAGGCCGAGACGCCCCGCGGGATGGCTCACGCGATCGAACTCCTCCACGCTGGGTGGCGGCACGACGACGGCTACGACGAGCGCTGTCAACGCGCGCGTGAGGAGGGGGAGGCACACGGTTTCGACGAGATCTATCCGCGGCTCAAGGACCTGCTCACGTCGCCGCCGACCGCCCAGGCCGGCACGAGCCGGACGGAGGTCCACGTATGA
- a CDS encoding GtrA family protein, with protein MSVLDSVRERSLFDPQNKRLVKYLLVGVVGIAINQAVFELTIGSVPYVIAGLFGSAVSIFANYIMNDSWTWRENGAAGFGQWLWRGVKYGATRVVGVGIGLVSLFVFVDLLAIDPSLSNILRIGVGVVWGFGASEKWVWASEDSSLSFEKVKRMLSPSGEGKRE; from the coding sequence ATGAGCGTTCTCGATTCCGTTCGCGAGCGGTCGCTGTTCGATCCACAGAACAAGCGACTGGTGAAGTATCTCCTCGTCGGGGTCGTCGGTATCGCCATCAATCAGGCCGTGTTCGAACTCACGATCGGGAGTGTTCCGTACGTCATTGCCGGACTCTTCGGTAGCGCTGTGAGCATCTTCGCCAACTATATCATGAACGATAGCTGGACGTGGCGTGAGAACGGCGCAGCTGGATTCGGCCAGTGGCTCTGGCGCGGGGTGAAGTACGGCGCAACGCGCGTTGTCGGGGTCGGTATCGGCCTCGTTTCGCTGTTCGTTTTCGTCGATCTCCTCGCCATCGACCCGTCACTCTCGAACATTCTCCGGATCGGCGTCGGTGTAGTGTGGGGGTTCGGTGCGAGCGAGAAATGGGTCTGGGCCTCGGAGGACTCCTCGCTGTCGTTCGAGAAAGTCAAGCGGATGCTCTCACCATCGGGCGAGGGCAAGCGTGAGTAG
- a CDS encoding DUF2079 domain-containing protein produces the protein MSRLSDAVGTAESSDSATDRVLDVLPDRGDPTWYVVGLAFVLFVGFSIYTSIVHARFGSTGADLGAYTHMFASTLDGEGWLLHGKYRVSQPTGSYWGAHFSLTLLLFMPLFALVPSVYTLLVAKSFVLASSVVLCWLLAREVLDSDRLAGVVTLSYAFNPFLWSAWSFDFQEQILIPPLLFAAYYAYRKEHHLVFLGLLAAVLFTNEFVIFVTVGFVGGLVVAAARAGRLRERAPALVGGFVLVGIARFVSTRVMSYYSEFGGLPSYVVAEPLQPFIESARVSLVDLLGVVLANPVLLIDSTTFAVEQKAVFFAAFMLPVAFLALFDERSLFALLPFLGFAWVFTGEAKAVYYQFGAHYPLYLLPFVYVGAMCALDRLSARFGSIETPSRAVFSGLVAFVLVASLVAGVASGGGHLARPPDAQPDHSETLDAAIDSIPPNASLIAQNDIYPHVATRENAGFIVSQGTFSAYEREYGPVTPEYILIDSQLNQNAPWARTVQRTYADRLGSEYGLYRYEDGIQVFRQGYDGPVRGITSKEPGARRYAPADFATGTGTERNGQIVSTNGSSGDYIWFGPYDILTPGTYTATFRINATDDDADPVLRADVAAGSDHEIVASEDVTPQPGQQNVTMQFTIDETVTDVEFRGIRQGEGQIAFDGVRVNYGSPDAGANASRLAADTTATTIPAEGDG, from the coding sequence GTGAGTAGGCTCAGCGACGCCGTCGGTACGGCCGAGTCGTCCGACTCCGCGACCGACAGAGTGCTCGACGTACTTCCCGATCGCGGCGATCCGACGTGGTACGTGGTGGGCCTCGCGTTCGTGCTGTTCGTCGGCTTTTCGATCTACACTTCGATCGTTCACGCGCGCTTCGGCTCGACCGGGGCCGATCTCGGTGCGTACACCCACATGTTCGCGAGCACGCTCGACGGCGAGGGCTGGCTTCTTCATGGTAAGTACCGCGTGAGCCAGCCGACCGGCTCGTACTGGGGAGCACACTTCTCGCTCACCCTCCTCCTGTTCATGCCGCTGTTCGCGCTCGTCCCCTCCGTCTACACGCTGCTGGTCGCCAAATCGTTCGTGCTCGCGTCGAGCGTCGTCCTCTGCTGGCTGCTCGCGCGTGAGGTTCTCGACTCCGATCGACTCGCGGGCGTCGTGACGCTCTCGTACGCGTTCAACCCGTTTCTCTGGTCGGCGTGGTCGTTCGATTTCCAAGAACAGATACTGATCCCACCGTTGCTGTTCGCTGCCTACTACGCCTACCGGAAGGAACACCATCTCGTCTTCCTCGGTCTCCTCGCCGCCGTGCTGTTCACCAACGAGTTCGTGATCTTCGTCACGGTGGGGTTCGTCGGCGGCCTGGTCGTCGCGGCGGCCCGGGCGGGGCGGCTGCGCGAGCGCGCACCCGCACTCGTGGGAGGGTTCGTGCTCGTGGGAATCGCACGCTTCGTCTCGACGAGGGTCATGAGCTACTACAGCGAGTTCGGTGGACTGCCATCGTACGTTGTGGCGGAACCCCTCCAGCCGTTCATCGAGTCCGCACGGGTCTCGCTGGTCGATCTCCTCGGTGTCGTCCTCGCGAACCCGGTTCTACTGATCGACTCGACGACGTTCGCGGTCGAACAGAAGGCGGTCTTTTTCGCTGCGTTCATGCTGCCGGTCGCGTTTCTCGCACTGTTCGACGAGCGGTCGCTGTTCGCGCTCCTCCCGTTTCTGGGCTTCGCGTGGGTGTTCACGGGTGAGGCGAAGGCGGTCTACTACCAGTTCGGCGCGCACTACCCGCTGTATCTCCTGCCGTTCGTCTACGTCGGCGCGATGTGCGCACTCGATCGGCTGTCGGCTCGGTTCGGATCGATCGAAACCCCGTCGCGAGCAGTGTTCTCCGGGCTCGTCGCGTTCGTGCTCGTCGCGAGCCTCGTGGCCGGCGTGGCCTCGGGTGGCGGTCATCTCGCCCGCCCGCCCGACGCACAGCCGGACCACAGCGAAACCCTCGACGCGGCGATCGATTCGATCCCACCGAACGCCTCGCTGATCGCCCAAAACGACATCTACCCGCACGTCGCCACCCGCGAGAACGCGGGGTTCATCGTGAGTCAGGGCACTTTCAGCGCGTACGAGCGCGAGTACGGCCCTGTCACGCCCGAGTATATCCTGATCGACAGCCAGCTCAACCAGAACGCACCGTGGGCACGCACCGTCCAGCGGACCTACGCCGATCGTCTCGGCTCGGAGTACGGACTCTACCGCTACGAGGACGGCATCCAGGTCTTCAGACAGGGCTACGACGGGCCGGTGCGCGGCATCACGAGCAAAGAGCCCGGCGCACGTCGCTACGCCCCCGCGGACTTCGCCACGGGCACCGGGACGGAGCGCAACGGCCAGATCGTCAGCACCAACGGCTCATCGGGTGATTACATCTGGTTCGGCCCGTACGATATCCTGACACCGGGGACCTACACGGCGACCTTCCGGATCAACGCCACCGACGACGACGCCGACCCGGTACTGCGAGCCGACGTCGCGGCCGGGAGCGATCACGAGATCGTCGCGAGCGAGGACGTGACGCCACAGCCGGGCCAACAGAACGTCACGATGCAGTTCACGATCGACGAGACCGTGACCGACGTCGAGTTCCGCGGTATCCGTCAGGGCGAGGGCCAGATTGCCTTTGACGGTGTCCGGGTGAACTACGGATCGCCGGACGCCGGCGCGAACGCCAGTCGGCTCGCTGCCGACACGACGGCGACCACGATTCCGGCGGAGGGTGACGGATGA
- a CDS encoding DUF2079 domain-containing protein: MSTADRLGETARAYLPERGDPTWYVLGLALVLFVGFSVYLSLLYRSFWLTGADFGSYVHMFETTLGGSGFLEQGKYTVRGPDSSYWGGHFTATLLAFLPIYALVPSPYTLLVIKSALLAASIPMLWVLAREHIDSDRIAGLLTASYALNPFLWSAWLFDFQEQILLPLLLFAAYYTYAQRRYVAFLAFLTLSLFTNEFVTLLAGGFLVGLAVASYRGGRLRAEAWVFGAAGGILVAARAIAGWAIGQYSETSGLPTDVIAAPLQAYVEGSRVGLGRLIEIVLANPTLIVDSIAVDVLDKATFLVLLLIPVLFVAAVDEVSLGALVPFFGFAWVFAGRDVYYTFGAHYPLYLLPFVYIGAVRVLAWLDLDATIEREDVRASARTVLSGLLVLVLVANLVVGVGMAAQKDAVPTTNDHTETLHEGIGAIPANASVLTQNDVFPHVADRENATFTANRTLFYRYQRANERPEPEYILLDTRLETQRVEWAQPIRQIYLDQFGDTYGLRHYEDEVWVFQRGYNGSPSGLSGSYAVEPRTYEPNDFIPNDALTIDGQLVGSGGAEGIYYWYGPGTMLPPGEYTATFRVNATSETSQPVANLEVAAGVTPRRVANETVTNTDGTENVTVEFSLDRMESNVEFRAVRAGGEGRLALENVTVASREAVGDTNGTTANGSA; encoded by the coding sequence ATGAGCACTGCCGACCGGCTCGGCGAGACCGCACGTGCGTACCTCCCCGAGCGTGGCGATCCGACGTGGTACGTGCTCGGCCTCGCGCTCGTGCTGTTCGTCGGCTTCTCGGTCTACCTGTCGCTGCTCTACCGGAGCTTCTGGCTGACTGGCGCGGACTTCGGCAGCTACGTCCACATGTTCGAGACCACGCTCGGCGGTAGCGGCTTCCTCGAACAGGGGAAGTACACCGTCCGCGGCCCCGACAGCTCCTACTGGGGTGGGCACTTCACCGCGACGCTGCTCGCCTTCCTCCCGATCTACGCCCTCGTCCCGTCGCCGTACACGCTGCTCGTCATCAAATCCGCGCTACTCGCGGCGAGCATTCCGATGCTCTGGGTGCTCGCACGCGAACACATCGACTCCGACCGGATCGCGGGGCTGTTGACCGCCTCGTACGCGCTCAACCCGTTCCTCTGGTCGGCGTGGCTGTTCGATTTTCAGGAGCAGATCCTGCTGCCACTCCTGCTGTTCGCGGCGTACTACACCTACGCCCAGCGGCGTTACGTCGCCTTCCTCGCCTTTCTCACGCTGTCGCTGTTCACCAACGAGTTCGTGACGCTGCTGGCCGGGGGCTTTCTCGTGGGTCTCGCGGTCGCGTCCTATCGCGGCGGTCGACTCCGGGCGGAAGCGTGGGTGTTCGGTGCGGCGGGCGGCATCCTCGTCGCCGCCCGTGCGATCGCGGGCTGGGCGATCGGCCAGTACAGCGAGACTTCCGGGCTGCCGACCGACGTCATCGCGGCCCCATTACAGGCGTACGTCGAGGGGTCGCGGGTCGGTCTCGGCCGACTGATCGAGATCGTGCTCGCCAACCCGACGCTCATCGTCGACTCGATCGCGGTCGACGTCCTCGACAAGGCGACGTTCCTCGTCCTCCTACTGATCCCCGTGCTCTTCGTCGCGGCGGTCGACGAGGTCTCGCTCGGCGCACTCGTCCCCTTCTTCGGGTTCGCGTGGGTGTTCGCGGGACGGGACGTCTACTACACCTTCGGCGCGCATTATCCACTGTATCTCCTGCCCTTTGTCTACATCGGCGCAGTGCGCGTCCTCGCGTGGCTCGACCTCGACGCCACGATCGAACGAGAGGACGTCCGGGCGTCGGCGCGGACGGTTCTCTCCGGCTTGCTCGTGCTCGTCCTCGTCGCCAACCTCGTGGTCGGCGTGGGGATGGCTGCCCAGAAGGACGCGGTACCGACGACCAACGACCACACCGAGACCCTCCACGAAGGGATCGGGGCGATTCCCGCGAACGCCTCCGTGCTCACCCAAAACGACGTCTTCCCTCACGTCGCCGACCGCGAGAACGCGACGTTCACCGCGAACCGGACGCTGTTCTATCGGTACCAGCGTGCGAACGAGCGACCGGAGCCCGAGTACATCCTGCTCGACACCCGGCTCGAAACCCAGCGGGTCGAGTGGGCACAACCGATCCGCCAGATCTATCTCGACCAGTTCGGCGACACCTACGGCCTCCGGCACTACGAGGACGAAGTCTGGGTGTTCCAACGGGGCTACAACGGCTCACCGTCGGGACTCTCCGGCTCGTACGCCGTCGAGCCACGCACCTACGAGCCGAACGACTTCATTCCGAACGACGCGCTGACCATCGACGGCCAGCTGGTCGGGTCGGGCGGTGCGGAGGGCATCTACTACTGGTACGGACCGGGGACGATGCTCCCGCCCGGTGAGTACACCGCGACGTTCCGGGTCAACGCGACCAGCGAGACCTCACAGCCCGTCGCGAACCTCGAAGTCGCTGCGGGCGTCACGCCCCGCCGGGTCGCCAACGAGACCGTGACGAACACCGACGGAACCGAGAACGTGACGGTCGAGTTCTCGCTCGATCGGATGGAGTCGAACGTCGAGTTCCGCGCGGTCCGGGCCGGCGGCGAGGGACGGCTCGCGCTCGAAAACGTCACCGTCGCGTCGAGAGAAGCAGTCGGCGACACCAACGGCACCACCGCGAACGGATCGGCCTGA
- a CDS encoding PQQ-dependent sugar dehydrogenase, producing the protein MTRGPPTPSILPASSRRRFLKAATAITALGASGVASAQSTTAFTFDGKISGWVGRSPDSIAGQTNPDLVLTPGERYEIRWTNVDGAPHDFVILDADGNRITGTDITTNEGTTLSVAFTATEEMAEYYCSRHPSSMRGSVRFSGESATTQTTTETPDDQTDGYMPTGATVGIETIAEGGMTAPTALEVPSGDDDRRFVVDQVGQVYTLGEGGIEPFIDIGDQLVNFDNLPDDKVIDERGLVGLAFHPDFRDNRKFYLHYSAPPRSGTPDGYTHTQVLSEFQATEDFSAGDPDSERTILEIPSPYYTHNAGDVLFGPDDGYLYMGMGNGGGDLRIPGNVDDWYKNRGGNGQDVTENLLGSILRIDVDSQEDGNPYTIPDDNPLVGEEGLDEQFAWGFRNPWRMSFNNGNLFVCDVGQFKYEEVNIVVKGGNYGWNVKEGTHCFASGGVEEVEDCPDRTPESVRGGEPLIDPVIEYPHTYEGNPVGSAVTGGTIYQNATIPALRGKFVFGDYSAGSGSPNGSVFAATPPREGQWSLEEVTFEGNENGTLGSYVLGVYPDARGELYVLTTDNLGVRGETGAVHKINPPSPEPATSTATATPDQPPTATPTPTPTPTPTPTPTPTPTPTASPTPTNDATTTTDRSTATTDDGTTGATNTGESEGWVSRVDGPGFGVVAALAALGGVAARLLSKRE; encoded by the coding sequence GTGACGAGAGGACCGCCTACGCCCTCCATCCTTCCGGCATCGTCCCGGCGGCGGTTCCTGAAGGCCGCCACGGCGATAACCGCACTCGGAGCGAGTGGCGTCGCCAGCGCACAGTCGACGACCGCGTTCACGTTCGACGGAAAGATATCGGGGTGGGTTGGCCGCAGTCCCGACTCGATCGCGGGCCAGACCAACCCCGATCTCGTTCTCACGCCGGGAGAACGCTACGAGATCAGGTGGACGAACGTCGACGGGGCACCACACGACTTCGTGATCCTCGACGCCGACGGGAACCGGATCACGGGGACCGATATCACGACTAACGAGGGGACGACCCTTTCGGTCGCCTTCACCGCAACCGAAGAGATGGCGGAGTATTACTGTAGTCGGCACCCGAGCTCGATGCGCGGGAGCGTCCGCTTTAGCGGGGAATCAGCCACAACACAGACCACGACCGAGACGCCCGACGACCAGACAGATGGATATATGCCGACGGGTGCGACGGTCGGAATCGAAACCATCGCTGAGGGCGGGATGACCGCACCGACGGCGCTCGAAGTCCCATCCGGTGACGACGATCGCCGGTTCGTGGTGGATCAGGTCGGGCAGGTCTACACGCTCGGTGAGGGTGGCATCGAGCCGTTCATCGATATCGGTGACCAGCTCGTGAACTTCGACAACCTCCCCGACGACAAGGTGATCGACGAACGCGGGCTGGTCGGGCTCGCCTTCCATCCCGATTTTCGCGACAACCGGAAGTTCTACCTCCACTACAGCGCGCCACCACGGTCGGGAACGCCCGACGGATACACGCACACCCAGGTGCTCTCTGAGTTTCAGGCAACCGAGGACTTCTCGGCCGGTGATCCCGACTCCGAACGCACCATCCTCGAAATCCCGTCGCCGTACTACACCCACAACGCCGGAGACGTCCTGTTCGGTCCCGACGACGGCTACCTCTACATGGGGATGGGCAACGGCGGCGGCGATCTCCGGATACCCGGGAACGTCGACGACTGGTACAAAAATCGTGGCGGCAACGGCCAGGACGTCACCGAGAACCTGCTGGGATCGATCCTCCGGATCGACGTCGACAGCCAGGAGGACGGTAACCCCTACACCATTCCTGACGACAACCCCCTCGTCGGCGAGGAGGGCCTCGACGAGCAGTTCGCGTGGGGCTTTCGCAACCCCTGGCGGATGAGCTTCAACAATGGTAACCTGTTCGTCTGTGACGTCGGCCAGTTCAAATACGAGGAAGTCAACATCGTCGTGAAGGGCGGCAACTACGGCTGGAACGTGAAGGAGGGCACACACTGCTTCGCCAGCGGGGGCGTCGAGGAGGTCGAGGACTGTCCGGACCGGACCCCCGAGAGCGTTCGCGGTGGCGAACCCCTCATCGACCCGGTCATCGAGTACCCCCACACCTACGAGGGCAACCCGGTCGGGAGCGCAGTCACCGGCGGAACGATCTACCAGAACGCGACGATCCCCGCACTCCGCGGGAAGTTCGTCTTCGGCGATTACAGCGCGGGCTCCGGCAGTCCGAACGGTTCGGTGTTCGCCGCAACACCCCCGAGAGAGGGGCAGTGGTCGCTGGAGGAGGTCACGTTCGAAGGAAACGAGAACGGGACGCTCGGTTCGTACGTGCTCGGTGTCTACCCCGATGCACGCGGCGAGCTCTACGTCCTGACGACCGACAACCTCGGGGTTCGTGGTGAGACCGGTGCGGTCCACAAGATCAACCCGCCGAGTCCCGAACCGGCGACGTCGACTGCCACCGCAACGCCCGACCAACCACCGACCGCGACGCCAACGCCGACACCAACGCCCACGCCGACCCCGACGCCCACACCCACTCCGACGCCAACGGCGTCACCGACACCGACGAACGACGCGACGACCACGACCGATCGATCCACCGCAACGACGGACGACGGGACGACGGGAGCCACCAACACCGGTGAGAGCGAGGGATGGGTCAGTCGCGTCGACGGCCCGGGATTCGGCGTGGTCGCGGCCCTCGCCGCCCTCGGCGGCGTCGCTGCTCGGCTGCTTTCGAAGCGCGAGTAG
- a CDS encoding helix-turn-helix domain-containing protein, which produces MGEQVSTPEPHPNASTESDATTARIAVTAEGFALETLFERTPGVRVELEPAVAGPDSRVLLVIRSDAVTRDDIAAALRADPSVTAIEYLADRGDGWVFRVAWGEHPDRFVERVRDEDATILSARGRAGGWTLQLLFPDRDALARAYEAIVDCECGTELERIGTYGGSRGGRFDLTDEQREALVAAYEAGYYEVPRAVTAADLADDLDISHQALSERFRRAYGQIVGGAVVDGHDSMTE; this is translated from the coding sequence ATGGGTGAGCAGGTGTCGACGCCCGAGCCACACCCGAACGCATCCACGGAATCCGACGCGACGACGGCCCGAATCGCGGTCACAGCCGAGGGGTTCGCGCTCGAAACCCTGTTCGAGCGCACTCCGGGCGTGCGGGTCGAACTCGAACCCGCCGTCGCCGGCCCGGACAGCCGGGTACTGCTCGTGATCCGGAGTGACGCGGTCACCCGGGACGACATCGCCGCCGCGCTCCGCGCGGACCCGTCGGTGACGGCGATCGAGTATCTCGCCGATCGGGGCGACGGCTGGGTGTTCCGCGTCGCGTGGGGCGAGCATCCAGACCGGTTCGTCGAACGCGTGCGCGATGAGGACGCCACGATCCTGTCGGCACGGGGTCGGGCCGGCGGGTGGACACTCCAGCTGTTGTTTCCCGATCGTGACGCCCTCGCCCGGGCGTACGAGGCGATCGTGGACTGTGAGTGTGGGACCGAACTCGAACGGATCGGCACGTACGGCGGCAGTCGTGGTGGCCGGTTCGACCTCACCGACGAGCAGCGCGAGGCACTGGTCGCGGCGTACGAGGCGGGCTACTACGAAGTGCCCCGCGCGGTCACAGCGGCCGATCTCGCCGACGACCTCGACATCTCCCACCAGGCGCTCTCCGAGCGGTTCCGCCGAGCCTACGGCCAGATCGTCGGTGGCGCGGTCGTCGACGGTCACGACTCGATGACCGAGTGA
- a CDS encoding DUF7563 family protein, with protein sequence MPECKNCGGFVTAQYVRVFAPDEMENARVCPNCEDKLRDGNGVRSARSPRHADG encoded by the coding sequence ATGCCGGAGTGCAAGAACTGCGGAGGGTTCGTGACCGCACAGTACGTGCGCGTGTTCGCTCCGGACGAAATGGAGAACGCACGCGTCTGTCCGAACTGCGAGGACAAGCTGCGCGACGGCAACGGGGTCCGGAGCGCACGCTCGCCACGCCACGCCGATGGGTGA
- a CDS encoding HPP family protein, which translates to MLDGVRGTLAALCSRARRLERREIHEFRRWIENTRNLVHLSVLLFVPLVIAGVTAISNLSAELSFLLFPPLASGAYLLFAHPTGQYASPGRFVAGLTLGALCGWLALRLSAALLYHAPPSQHRVHAAGTALAMFLTGATTWGFDIEEPAAYSTALLALVGDATDVSYVISIAASSALVAGVFVLWHRAVYADRARYLYRSTKGDDHVLVPMRGEHSDTTAMLGARLAAAHDAGKVVLLDIVDESEADDTEAAQRTATDGGDHLATDGGTTEAMEGESSAAAVATGLEDRATAIETTVGVPCEVAVVDSGAESLAAAVLRTARESNCDLIATPYEESDGAAAPYIRSLFRTDMDVLVHRSADGRTDWERSLVPVRSVSDVAHSMLGFACRLAGSAGEVAVCHCIDSSADRRHAEEMLADLVEPFTNRIETRIPQTSIESFLETVAPQYDLVLVGASTDRSNVSRLLSPATFERLPEIDCDLAIVDRRSRPLSRE; encoded by the coding sequence ATGCTAGACGGGGTGCGTGGGACTCTCGCCGCGCTGTGCTCGCGCGCCAGACGGCTCGAACGACGCGAGATCCACGAGTTCCGGCGCTGGATCGAGAACACCAGAAACCTCGTCCACCTCTCTGTGCTCCTGTTCGTCCCATTGGTGATCGCCGGCGTCACGGCGATCTCGAACCTCTCGGCCGAACTCTCCTTCCTGCTCTTTCCGCCACTCGCCTCCGGGGCGTACCTGCTGTTCGCCCACCCGACGGGACAGTACGCGTCGCCGGGCCGGTTCGTCGCCGGGCTGACTCTCGGTGCGCTGTGTGGCTGGCTCGCGCTCCGCCTCTCGGCGGCGCTGTTGTACCACGCCCCGCCGAGTCAGCACCGGGTTCACGCCGCCGGCACGGCGCTTGCGATGTTCCTCACCGGCGCGACGACGTGGGGGTTCGATATCGAGGAACCCGCGGCGTACTCGACCGCGCTGCTCGCGCTCGTCGGCGACGCCACCGACGTCTCCTACGTGATCTCGATCGCCGCGTCGAGCGCGCTGGTCGCGGGCGTGTTCGTCCTCTGGCATCGCGCGGTCTACGCCGACCGCGCACGCTATCTCTATCGCTCCACTAAGGGTGACGACCACGTTCTCGTACCGATGCGCGGCGAGCATTCCGACACGACCGCCATGCTCGGTGCCCGCCTCGCCGCCGCCCACGACGCCGGCAAGGTCGTGCTTCTCGACATCGTGGACGAGAGTGAAGCTGATGACACCGAGGCGGCCCAGCGGACGGCCACCGACGGCGGCGATCACCTCGCGACCGACGGCGGTACGACCGAGGCGATGGAGGGCGAATCCTCCGCTGCAGCCGTCGCCACGGGGCTCGAAGACCGCGCCACCGCGATCGAGACGACCGTCGGCGTGCCCTGTGAGGTCGCGGTCGTCGACAGCGGGGCGGAGTCCCTCGCCGCTGCGGTGCTCCGGACTGCCCGCGAGAGCAACTGCGACCTGATCGCGACGCCCTACGAGGAATCGGACGGGGCCGCCGCACCGTACATCCGGTCGCTGTTCCGGACCGACATGGACGTGCTCGTCCACCGCTCGGCCGACGGTCGGACCGACTGGGAGCGATCGCTGGTTCCGGTCCGGAGCGTGAGCGACGTGGCCCACAGCATGCTCGGATTCGCCTGCCGGCTCGCGGGCTCCGCGGGGGAGGTCGCGGTCTGTCACTGCATCGACTCCTCGGCCGACCGCCGACACGCCGAGGAGATGCTCGCCGATCTCGTCGAACCGTTCACCAACCGGATCGAAACCCGCATCCCGCAGACCTCGATCGAATCGTTCCTCGAAACCGTCGCGCCGCAGTACGACCTCGTCCTCGTCGGCGCGAGCACCGATCGGAGCAACGTCTCGCGACTCCTCTCGCCCGCCACGTTCGAACGCCTGCCAGAGATCGACTGTGACCTCGCCATCGTCGATCGACGGTCTCGACCGCTGTCGCGCGAGTGA